From Geotalea uraniireducens Rf4:
TTACGTATTTACCATCAGCAATACCTGCAGCTGATATCGCAGCGGATTTACCTGAAATAAAGCTACGCCACCAATCAAAAGCAAAATCTCCCGATTCAAAATATTCTACAGAGTGAGTCCACCCCATGAATACTAGATTATCGACACCAAATGAATTCATAAAACTACCCCGATCTCCAGAACGGCAGCTGTCAAGGAAAACAACACGTGCATTAGCTTTTGTAATATCGCCAGAATAAACATACTCCGGTTTACCGTCTTTATCATAACCTGGTATTAACATATCCCCATAGTCTGGGCTCGTATTTCCATGTCCGCTATAATATACAATCCAATTATCTGGCCTGTTGATAAGACTTAACAATTCTTCTTTAGAAAAAGTATACTCATGCCTTGGTATAAATCCTTTAGAAAGTAACATACCACCGATGGCAAAAATCATAATCTCATCATATCCAGCTCCAATCCATCTCCCTATCCCCCTATTTAAGGCGAACTGGTTTGCTGGTTTTCCTAGTGCAAGAGCTGCATATTGACGCGAAAGGAGCCTCCCCAACAGTGATATTGATGAAGGTGAACTGGTACTTCCTCCTCCTGCCAGCCCATTCGAAATCATGTAAGCGCCTTCGCCAGTATCCGGGTTCCTCACTATGAATCCTGTACCGCTCCACTCATTGCGAGTGATCTTGCTTCCAGGAATTGTCACCTCTTTACCTGCAGCAACAGCATTTTGAATGTCATCTTTTACCTGTTGCGTCTGGTTCAGCAGCGGCAGGGTTTGACTTACATTTGCGCTATTGATCGTGTAAATCGTCTGCCCCGCCTCGTTTGCCAGCTGAAGTAGTTTTACCGTAGATACTGAATCAATCCCGGAAAAGCTTTCCCAAATAGCATGCTCAAAGTACGATGAATTGAGGCCTTGGATTTTGGTGAACGCCTTTTCTTGCTCCTTGTCGCCGATGATGGAAAATGGAGATTGAATGTATCTCGGGATGTCGATAACCAGCCCCGAAATGATGGGGGGCGATACCATGAGCCCGAAAAACTCCCGGTACTTCGCCGATACTGAGACGAACCCGGCATTTACCGCTCTCGTGTTATAAATGTGCATCACACCTTCGAGCACCTTTGAGGCATTATTCGTGTGGGTGAAGTATTGCAGGCCGATGTTGTGCAGTACCTTGCCGACCTGATTGTCCCCGCTGTTGATTGAATCGTAGAAGGTGCCGACGAGGTTTTCCGAGTTGTCTAGTCCCCCCAGTGCCTGTTTGCTTGCGACATTCAGGGCGGAAAGCCCGATGTTGTAATAGAGGCCAGCTGCCATTTCGGTTTCGATGGAGTCGCCGAAACTGCCGGGCGTGGAAAACTGTAGGTTAAGCTTCAACGATTCTCCCATGCCTATCGGCGGCCCTTCCAGGACAACCGTATCGTCAACTTTCACCCGCGCCTTGACTTTTATCAGATAGGCCGGTGTCTTCAGCAATCCTCCATAGTTGGTCATTACCGCGCTGTCTTGATCTGTGGCGGGAGTGTAGGATACGGTGATTTGCTTTCCGGTCAGCTCACAGACGTCTTTCGTTATGGCTGTTGCATCATCTGTTGTGGGATCGCGCAGTCCTATTGAAATCTTGTGTCGCAGTAATGTATCGATACTTGCGAACTTGCTGCCGACAACGACCGTTTTGTACGGCAGCGTCCCAAGAAAGACGCCGAATTCGTGCTCTTTGATCTTTTTCAGGTAAAACATCTCATACATGCCACCCTGGTAGTTGGCAGTATGGTAGTCTTCCAAGGCGAACAGGTAGGTAAGTGAAGGGGGCAATTTGCTCTGAGCCCGCAGATAGTCGGACTCATTGAACTTAACAATCTTTGACATATCCACGGAGGTATTGAGTTCATGCTCCTTGAAGCTCGGGTCAATGGGTGTCCAGGCGTTACCAGGGCCATTCTTGGCGCCAAAGGATGGGTACATGTTGACATACGCCTCCACCCAGACATGCTCCAGACGGATCGTTGAAATTTTTCCACCGCTCACGCCTGCTTTTGCAGGTATCCCCCCTGTTGCCAGTATATTTGCCGCCGTAGTTGGGTCCTTGACTCCAATCCATGACATTACCCTCTCGATTGGTATTTCAATGGTTCCTGTAACATATTTGGCTGGGATATTTGCCGCTCTTAACAGAGCAATCAACAAGCTGGCCTGGTCGTAGTTATTCCCGGATTTTTCCATCAGCGTCTGCTGCGCCCCTTTTAGGGAACCATAATACGGTTCATATTCAGCGTTGTTCCGCACCCACTCGTAAATCTTAACCGGGTTGTTCCCCAACTCCAGAGCCTTGGCCCTGATCTCAGGAGTCAACTGGACGTCAACAGTCTCCGCCAGATCAGCGGCAGTGGGTGGGGTAACGGCATTGACCATGCTGGAGGTAAGCAACCCGGCCAAAGACCCCGCCGAGGCGACCATGATCCGCTTTTCATTTCTCCATGCGTTCTTGTCCTTCTTTAAATCCCGCTCAAACTCCTCCTTCTTCAGCCGCGGCTCCCGCTTTATCACCTTCGGCTGCCGGTGGGGAAGGTTGTTCGGATCAAGGGGCTGATGTCGTGTCGGAGCCTTCACCTTTTCCAGGTGTTTCCGGGTCTTCTCGATCTCAGCCTCTGCTTCTTTCTTATCTTTGGCCTTCTCAACCCGCTCGATATTCCCCTTCAACTCAGCCAGATTGTCGTCATAGTGCTTGACGAACCGGCGATGGCGCTCCAGAATCTCGGCCGGTAACTTGGCATCCTTAAGCCGCTTCTCCGTCTCGGCGAACTGCTTGCGGATATCCGTGTCGAGTGCGTCCACCTCCGCCTTTTTGAGCCGCAGGCGACCTTTCTTTGCTTCAATGTCCTCCTTCGGGTCGGCAAGTATCGCCTCCATCTCCCCGGTAACTTTAGAAAATTTCTCCTCCGCCCCTTCCGGCTTTTTCTCCTGACGTTGCGTCTTTGCCTTCCTGGCCTCAACCTGCGCCGCATTGGCGATGCTGAACACCCCACCCGAAGTCCAGGTGAAAAAGCACAATATAACAGCTGCTATCGTCCTCGAATATTTGCGGAACATCTATCCTCCCGAAGCAATCTAATAAAATAAAATGAAAAAACGACGCGAAAGTGTAAAAAATTTTTACAAGTGTAAAAATTTTTTACACTTTATCCCCCTGTTTTTACTAATTATTTCGCAATATATGGGAATGCTTCATAGTATTCAAGTGCATTAAGAATATATTTTTTTAATTAGGTGCAAATCCGCGGAAGGATATAAGCCGTTGAGTTTTGAGCAGCTCTTTTAAATTTGATTATTTAACCTAAAAACGGCAGTTGTTTACCGCAAAGGCGCAAAGGGCGCAAAGAAATTCAAATACTTATGGGGATAAAGATCCAAATCAATCGGGTGAAAGGTTTCCGTTAGATAAATGATTGATTTTACTTCGCGTTCTTAGCGCCTTTGCGGTTCAAATGCTTTTTCTAGGTTTAAACGTAAGGAGAGTTACAGCGAAGGTAGGAGTAATAAAGAGGTACACGCGTCCAAGGAATCATGACAACCGGCTGCATGTAATGTTATACTCATTGCCGCCGGATGTACCCCGTACACCGGACAGCACAACATCCATCACGAAGAAAGTCATGCAATGAAAGAAATTATCGGCAACATCTGGGATTATCAGGATAAGGCCATCATCGCCATAACCACCAACGGCCTGGTGGGGAAAACCGGGCTTGCTGTTTTCGGCCGGGGGTGCGCCAGACAGGCAATGGAACGCTTCCCCGACCTGCCGGCACGGCTCGGCTCCTTGATCAATGCGCAAGGAAACCACGTTTTTTATCTGGGCAATGGGATTGTCAGCTTTCCTGTCGAGCATACCCCCTATGAAACGCCCGACCTGCGCCTGATCAAACGTTCAGCCGGGGAGTTGGCAACACTTGCCGACAAAGAAGGGTGGCGCCTGGTGATCGTACCGAGGCCCGGATGCGGTGGCGGCGGCCTTGACTGGCGCGAAGTGAAACCGGTTCTGGAGAGTTGCCTCGACGACCGTTTCGTCATCATCTCCCAGTAACATTCCCCCCCCTGGGAACTGTTTAATAGAGGTCGTATTTCAGCAAGCGGCATTCAATCGGGCCGTTGAAGAGAACAATCCGCCGGGTGGCCTTCAAGCCGACGTATTTGGCCAGTTCCAGATTTCCCGTAAAGAGGAAAGCGGTGTACCCCTTGCAGCGCTGCTTCATGACATCGCCGATCTCCTTGTACAGCACTTTCAGCTCCTCCTCCTCGCCGAGCCGCTGCCCATAGGGCGGATTGAAGAGGATTACGCCCGGTGCAGGCGGAGGGGCAAGGTTGCGTATATCCCCCTGGGAAAACTGCACCATATCCCCCACATCGGCCCGCATACTGTTACTGCGCGCAATCTCGACGGCCTTTGCAGAAATGTCATGGCCGATAATCGGCACCGAAATGGTTTCATGGACCTCTTCTCGTGCCGCCCGAACCAATTCTTTCCACTTGTTGCGATCAAAACCGGGCCAGCGCTGAAAACCGAACTCTTGCCGCAGAAGACCGGGAGCGCAGCGACTTGCCTTAAGAGCAGCTTCAATCGGTATGGTCCCGGAACCGCACATTGGGTCAACCAGCGGCACAGAGGCGTCCCAACCGCTTAAATCAAGGAGCGCCGCTGCCAGGGTCTCCCTCAAAGGCGCCACATTCCTGTCCAAACGGTAACCGCGCCTGTCCAGGGGTGTTCCGGAAGTATCCAGGCTTACCGTGCACCGATTTCGGAACAGGTGAACATTAACCCGCAGATCGGGATCTCTGGTATCAACATCGGGCCGGCTGCCACAGCGGTCGCGTATTTCGTCCACAATGGCATCTTTGGTCTTGAGCGCAACAAAACCAGAGTGAGTCATGGCTGAATCGCGCAGATTGCAATCGACGGCCAGGGTCATATCCGGGGTGAGAAAATCATTCCAATGTATGGCGCGCACGCCGTCATAAAGGCTCTGCGGCGTATCGCAAGGAAATTCCGCAAGTGTCATCAGGATTCGACTTGCGGTGCGCAGCCGAAGATTTGTCCGGTAACACGTCGCCAGATCCCCGTTAAACCGGACTCCACCGCTTTCTACAGATAGCTCTTCTATCCCCAGTGCCCGCAGCTCTTCCGCCAGGACATCCTCTACCCCCTTGGCGGTGGTGGCAAAAAAGAACAGTTTCATATTCGTCAATCTCTCCTCTACGTCTTCATTTATCTTAAAAACGGCAGTTATCCTGGAAAAAACATTGAACACGGATCAAATCTGATCTGTACGGATTTTCACGGATTCAGAAGATCGAGAACAAAGACCCAAAGGGATTATGGTCTGAAACCGGAATATGTCCTTGGGTTATCAGTGTTAATCCGTCAGGATCCGTGTTAATCCGTGTCCAACTGCCGTTTTTAGTCCCTTAGAAAAATTATTTGCATGTTTTTTGCGAAGAATTTTTCGTGAAGGGACTTATCCCGTTCATCGGGGTTAGGTTTATTGGGTAAGATACACTACGGGCTGACATAAAGAAAGGGAGATAATGGAATTATCCCCCTCTCTGAGCTATTGGGTTGCGATTCGTTGTTGATATTCTATTTTGCCGCCTTCTCCTTGGACTCAAGGACATAGGCAAAAAGGTCCCGGCACATTTGCAGGCGCTTGCGGTAGACCTTGCGGGGAGTCTCCTCAAGGGATTCTATGACCGGTTTCAGTTTTTCACACCCGGCAATCAGCTCTTTCAATTCGCCGGTCGTCAAGGTCATCGCCACGTCCGTCTTGGCACACAACTCCATGATTTTTTCCTTCCACCCTTCCTCGCCGTAAACCGGCTGAACAAGGCTGTAGCCCGAAAAAGTCATGACCGGGGGGAGCAATAACAACAAAGAGATGGTGAATAAACGCACGATGTTTTTTTTCGTCAACATAGTTATTCCTTGATTCCCGGGTGGCATCTTTTGCAGTCGTTCATGGGGAACGCCACGTTTATATGGCACACTCCGCAGAACTGACCCTTTAAAATATACGACATGGAGAAGAATTTTGTGGTTTTCTTTTTGATATTGAACACATCCGGGTGGCAACTATCGCAATCAAGCCAGGCGGTATGGGCTTTATGTGGAAATATGGACGGCGGAATGATATTCATTTCCGAGTCCAGTATCAGCATCTTGTCAAAGGGGAGATCCTGGGATTTTGTTTTAACATAATGGGCAGGAGAAATTACCCCCAGCTTCAGCGATTCAACCCAGTTGATGCCATCACCATAGGAGGTTCTGGCAAACGGTAATTTCGAAAATATATCGAACTTCTGCTTGCCATAGGTAATATCGCCATTATGGCACTTGTCGCAGTTACCGTTATGCCTGAAAGCCGTTTTGCCGTTATGACAGGCGCCGCAATATTTTCCTTTCCTGTTGGCAAACTCGGTTATCTCGGTCGTGTTGACCTTCATGTTGAACTCGAGTTCCGAGTGGCAGACGCGGCAGGTATACTTGATCCTGTGCTGCCAATGGGAAAACGTGGCCGGTTTGACGCCGTTCTTGGTGGAAGTGCGGTTGATGAGAATATTGCCGTATTCTTCAGCAGGGGGAAGCGGCGGAAGATCGAAAAACTCGGACGCCGACGCCGACGACAAGCAGAACAGCAAGCCCCACATCATTATGACAATTGTCAGTCTCAAACCGGTTTTGTATGGCATCGTTGACAATCCGTCTGGGGGAACGCTACCGTATCGTGGCAGACGCCGCAGTATTTCCCCTGGAATAAATCTACCATGGTGTATTTATCGGCGCCCTTCTTCATGCCGATAAAAATTTCCGGATGGCAGACTTCACAGCCGTTCCAGATAGTGTGCTTCTTATGTGAGAAGATTATATCGGGGATTCCTTCGATTTTCGAGGTAAGGGCAAAATCCTTTTGCGTGGCCAGGGGCGCTTTTTTGATGGAGACCCCCTCGATGAAATCAATCGGCTTGATCAGCCCCAGCACTTCCGCCTGCTCCCAGTTTATGCCGTTGCCATAACGTTCTTTAGGCATTTTTTCCGCAAACTTCTCAAATTCTGCTTCTTTCTTGGGGTTGGGGGCGGAGAGATGGCACCGTTCACAGCGCTTCACCTCTTCCTTGGTAAACTCCTTTGAACATGCCTTAAACACCACCCTGTCGCCATAGACCATTTTACCGTTATGGCAGGTGCCGCAGAAGTAGCCGCGCATATTGTCCGCGGCCTTCAATTGGGTTTCGCCGGCCTTCATGGAAAAACCGATATCCATATGGCAAAGCCTGCATGTGTATTTACTCCGGTGCACCCAGTGATCAAACTGAACAGGCTTGAGTCCCACCTTTTCCGAGTAGTTGTTAATGGTGACTTTACCGAACTCATAGGGAGGCACTCTCTTCTTCTTAACGCCTACTTGAGCGAAAGTTACCCCCGCCATACCGGCAAAGAGAACTATCACAAAGAACATCTTCTTCATATTCCGCCCCCCTATGTTCTGATATTTATATAAGTGGATTAAAATAATAATCAAGTAGCCGTACCATGTCAACGGTATAATAATATTTTTTAAATAATCACCCGTAATGTGACAGCCGAGACACGTCCTTTTTTATTATTTATGTGAACTATTTCTATTGATCTGACAGATTTTCAACTTTCCCGCTTGCTTTTGCGCGTTTTAATGGTATTGAGATAAAATAATTTATTTTCACTAAAAAGGGAGCCGTTTATGAACATTCACGAGTACCAGGCCAAAGAGATTTTAAGCTCCTTCGGCATTCCGGTGCCACGCGGCAGGGTTGCTCTGACCTCCGACCAGGTGGAACGTGCGGCCAAGGAGATGGGAGGGCGTTGCGTGGTGAAGGCCCAGATATACGCCGGCGGCAGGGGTAAGGCCGGCGGCGTCAAGCTGGTCCACCACCCGGAGCAGGCGCAGGAACTGGGGAAGGACCTGTTCACCAGGAAACTGGTCACACCGCAGACCGGCCCGGAGGGTCTAAGGGTGCGGAGGATTCTGGTAGAGGAGGCGGTGGAAATCGCTCGCGAGTTCTATCTCTCCATCACCCTCGACCGGGAATCATCCCGCTACTGCCTGATCGCCTCGGCCGAAGGCGGGGTAGAGATCGAAGAGGTGGCGCAAAAGTCGCCGGAGAAGATCCACATGCTTACCATCGACCCGTTCACCGGACTTCGTCCCTACCAGGCGCGCAAAATCGCCCTTGCCCTCGGCCTGGCGGGGAGCGTCTGCGAGGACTGCGTCGAGCTGATCCTGAACCTGTACCGTCTCTGCCTGGAAAAGGACTGCTACCTGGTGGAGATCAACCCGCTGGTAGTGACCAGGGCGGGGTGGCTCATGGCCATGGACGCCAAGATCAACTTTGACGACAACGCCATGTTCCGCCACCGGGAGTACCCCGACATGCTCGACTACTCCCAGCTCGACACACTGGAGATCAACGCCGGCAAGTACGACCTCTCCTACATCAAGCTGCAGGGAAATATCGGCTGTATGGTGAACGGCGCCGGTCTGGCCATGGCAACCCTGGACGTGCTCAAAGAGTTCGGGGGCGAACCCGCCAACTTCCTCGACGTGGGGGGTGGAGCAACCAGGGAAAAGGTGGCCGAGGCGTTCAAGATTATCCTCCAGGACTCTGACGTCAAAGGGGTCTTTGTCAATATTTTCGGCGGCATCATGCGTTGCGACGTAATCGCCCAGGGGATCATCGAGGCGGCCTCCGAGGTGCACTGTGCACTCCCCATCGTGGTGAGAATGGACGGCAGCAAGGTGGAAGAGGGAAAAAAGCTCCTTCTGGATTCGGGCCTGAACGTCCAGATCGGTGAAAACCTGGGGGACGGCGCTGCGCGGATTGTCCAGATGCTTGGCCAGAAATAAACTATCTAGTGTCCATCCGGAAACTCCGGATGTGACACTATTGGTTCCAATTCGGAAACGAGGGATTTTTCGTCCTGGCAAGGAAATCGAGGGATTGCGCGGAGGCGTACATCGGTACGCCGCACAAGCAAGCCTGAAGATTGACACCTCCAGGGCGGATAAGAACCGTTTCCGGATGGAAACTATCTAGGAAATGGAGAAGAACCATGTCTATTCTGTTAAACAAGGACTCCAAAATAGTCGTACAGGGGATCACCGGCAGGAGCGGTCTGTTCCACACCCAGCAGTGCCGGGATTACGGAAGCAAAATCGTGGCGGGGGTCACGCCGGGCAAGGGGGGGATTCACATTGAGGGAATTCCGGTCTTCAACACGGTAGATGAAGCGGTTCACTACACCAACGCCGATGTTTCCATGATCTTCGTCCCGCCGCCGGGAGCAGCGGACGCCATCCTCGAAGCCGCTGATGCCGGAATAGAGCTGGCAGTTTGCATCACCGAGGGAATCCCGGTGCGCGACATGGTCCTGGCCCGACGCGTTCTGGAAGGGAAGAAAATGCGCTTGGTCGGACCGAACTGCCCGGGCGTGATCACCCCGGGAGAGTGCAAAGTCGGCATAATGCCCGGTCATATTCACAAAAAGGGTAAAATCGGCGTGGTCTCCAGAAGCGGCACCCTTACCTACGAGGCGGTAAAACAGCTCACCGATGTGGGGCTTGGCCAGTCCACCTGCGTGGGAATCGGCGGCGACCCGATCATCGGTTTGAAATTTATCGACGTGCTGAAACTCTTCAACGAGGATCCACAGACCGAAGCGGTCTTTATGATCGGCGAGATCGGCGGTGGCGCAGAAGAAGAGGCAGCTTACTGGATAAAAGAAAACATGAAGAAGCCGGTAGCGGCCTTCATCGCCGGTGTCACCGCCCCGCCGGGCAAACGGATGGGACATGCCGGCGCCATCATCACCGGCGGCAAGGGAAAAGCGGAAGACAAAATCAAGACCCTCCAGGAATGCGGCGTTGCCGTTTCCACCAGCCCGACAAAAATGGGTGAAACGA
This genomic window contains:
- a CDS encoding transglutaminase-like domain-containing protein translates to MFRKYSRTIAAVILCFFTWTSGGVFSIANAAQVEARKAKTQRQEKKPEGAEEKFSKVTGEMEAILADPKEDIEAKKGRLRLKKAEVDALDTDIRKQFAETEKRLKDAKLPAEILERHRRFVKHYDDNLAELKGNIERVEKAKDKKEAEAEIEKTRKHLEKVKAPTRHQPLDPNNLPHRQPKVIKREPRLKKEEFERDLKKDKNAWRNEKRIMVASAGSLAGLLTSSMVNAVTPPTAADLAETVDVQLTPEIRAKALELGNNPVKIYEWVRNNAEYEPYYGSLKGAQQTLMEKSGNNYDQASLLIALLRAANIPAKYVTGTIEIPIERVMSWIGVKDPTTAANILATGGIPAKAGVSGGKISTIRLEHVWVEAYVNMYPSFGAKNGPGNAWTPIDPSFKEHELNTSVDMSKIVKFNESDYLRAQSKLPPSLTYLFALEDYHTANYQGGMYEMFYLKKIKEHEFGVFLGTLPYKTVVVGSKFASIDTLLRHKISIGLRDPTTDDATAITKDVCELTGKQITVSYTPATDQDSAVMTNYGGLLKTPAYLIKVKARVKVDDTVVLEGPPIGMGESLKLNLQFSTPGSFGDSIETEMAAGLYYNIGLSALNVASKQALGGLDNSENLVGTFYDSINSGDNQVGKVLHNIGLQYFTHTNNASKVLEGVMHIYNTRAVNAGFVSVSAKYREFFGLMVSPPIISGLVIDIPRYIQSPFSIIGDKEQEKAFTKIQGLNSSYFEHAIWESFSGIDSVSTVKLLQLANEAGQTIYTINSANVSQTLPLLNQTQQVKDDIQNAVAAGKEVTIPGSKITRNEWSGTGFIVRNPDTGEGAYMISNGLAGGGSTSSPSSISLLGRLLSRQYAALALGKPANQFALNRGIGRWIGAGYDEIMIFAIGGMLLSKGFIPRHEYTFSKEELLSLINRPDNWIVYYSGHGNTSPDYGDMLIPGYDKDGKPEYVYSGDITKANARVVFLDSCRSGDRGSFMNSFGVDNLVFMGWTHSVEYFESGDFAFDWWRSFISGKSAAISAAGIADGKYVTPSSDANEPYVVIKGGSLTLDSL
- a CDS encoding macro domain-containing protein, which produces MKEIIGNIWDYQDKAIIAITTNGLVGKTGLAVFGRGCARQAMERFPDLPARLGSLINAQGNHVFYLGNGIVSFPVEHTPYETPDLRLIKRSAGELATLADKEGWRLVIVPRPGCGGGGLDWREVKPVLESCLDDRFVIISQ
- a CDS encoding THUMP domain-containing class I SAM-dependent RNA methyltransferase: MKLFFFATTAKGVEDVLAEELRALGIEELSVESGGVRFNGDLATCYRTNLRLRTASRILMTLAEFPCDTPQSLYDGVRAIHWNDFLTPDMTLAVDCNLRDSAMTHSGFVALKTKDAIVDEIRDRCGSRPDVDTRDPDLRVNVHLFRNRCTVSLDTSGTPLDRRGYRLDRNVAPLRETLAAALLDLSGWDASVPLVDPMCGSGTIPIEAALKASRCAPGLLRQEFGFQRWPGFDRNKWKELVRAAREEVHETISVPIIGHDISAKAVEIARSNSMRADVGDMVQFSQGDIRNLAPPPAPGVILFNPPYGQRLGEEEELKVLYKEIGDVMKQRCKGYTAFLFTGNLELAKYVGLKATRRIVLFNGPIECRLLKYDLY
- a CDS encoding c(7)-type cytochrome triheme domain-containing protein; protein product: MPYKTGLRLTIVIMMWGLLFCLSSASASEFFDLPPLPPAEEYGNILINRTSTKNGVKPATFSHWQHRIKYTCRVCHSELEFNMKVNTTEITEFANRKGKYCGACHNGKTAFRHNGNCDKCHNGDITYGKQKFDIFSKLPFARTSYGDGINWVESLKLGVISPAHYVKTKSQDLPFDKMLILDSEMNIIPPSIFPHKAHTAWLDCDSCHPDVFNIKKKTTKFFSMSYILKGQFCGVCHINVAFPMNDCKRCHPGIKE
- a CDS encoding c(7)-type cytochrome triheme domain-containing protein; translated protein: MKKMFFVIVLFAGMAGVTFAQVGVKKKRVPPYEFGKVTINNYSEKVGLKPVQFDHWVHRSKYTCRLCHMDIGFSMKAGETQLKAADNMRGYFCGTCHNGKMVYGDRVVFKACSKEFTKEEVKRCERCHLSAPNPKKEAEFEKFAEKMPKERYGNGINWEQAEVLGLIKPIDFIEGVSIKKAPLATQKDFALTSKIEGIPDIIFSHKKHTIWNGCEVCHPEIFIGMKKGADKYTMVDLFQGKYCGVCHDTVAFPQTDCQRCHTKPV
- the sucC gene encoding ADP-forming succinate--CoA ligase subunit beta; this encodes MNIHEYQAKEILSSFGIPVPRGRVALTSDQVERAAKEMGGRCVVKAQIYAGGRGKAGGVKLVHHPEQAQELGKDLFTRKLVTPQTGPEGLRVRRILVEEAVEIAREFYLSITLDRESSRYCLIASAEGGVEIEEVAQKSPEKIHMLTIDPFTGLRPYQARKIALALGLAGSVCEDCVELILNLYRLCLEKDCYLVEINPLVVTRAGWLMAMDAKINFDDNAMFRHREYPDMLDYSQLDTLEINAGKYDLSYIKLQGNIGCMVNGAGLAMATLDVLKEFGGEPANFLDVGGGATREKVAEAFKIILQDSDVKGVFVNIFGGIMRCDVIAQGIIEAASEVHCALPIVVRMDGSKVEEGKKLLLDSGLNVQIGENLGDGAARIVQMLGQK
- the sucD gene encoding succinate--CoA ligase subunit alpha gives rise to the protein MSILLNKDSKIVVQGITGRSGLFHTQQCRDYGSKIVAGVTPGKGGIHIEGIPVFNTVDEAVHYTNADVSMIFVPPPGAADAILEAADAGIELAVCITEGIPVRDMVLARRVLEGKKMRLVGPNCPGVITPGECKVGIMPGHIHKKGKIGVVSRSGTLTYEAVKQLTDVGLGQSTCVGIGGDPIIGLKFIDVLKLFNEDPQTEAVFMIGEIGGGAEEEAAYWIKENMKKPVAAFIAGVTAPPGKRMGHAGAIITGGKGKAEDKIKTLQECGVAVSTSPTKMGETMQSVMGKGKRGKSS